Proteins encoded within one genomic window of Streptomyces sp. NBC_00523:
- a CDS encoding MGMT family protein has product MSEHPTGDALPEYAERVLDVADLIPPGRVMTYGDVAEWLDEGGPRQVGRVMALYGSAVPWWRVVRSDGRLLPGHELRALDHYRAESTPLREAPASAEGHLPRLDMRRARWDGVTGGPAAAGGGGGAHT; this is encoded by the coding sequence ATGAGCGAACACCCGACGGGCGACGCGCTGCCGGAGTACGCGGAGCGCGTGCTCGACGTCGCCGACCTGATCCCGCCCGGCCGCGTCATGACGTACGGCGATGTGGCGGAGTGGCTGGACGAGGGCGGGCCGCGCCAGGTCGGCCGGGTCATGGCGCTGTACGGGAGCGCGGTGCCGTGGTGGCGCGTGGTGCGCTCCGACGGCAGGCTGCTGCCCGGCCACGAGCTGCGCGCCCTGGACCACTACCGCGCGGAGAGCACCCCGCTGCGCGAGGCCCCGGCGAGCGCGGAGGGCCACCTCCCGCGCCTGGACATGCGGCGCGCGCGATGGGACGGCGTGACGGGCGGCCCGGCGGCGGCCGGCGGCGGTGGGGGAGCTCACACCTGA